A window of Cyclopterus lumpus isolate fCycLum1 chromosome 14, fCycLum1.pri, whole genome shotgun sequence contains these coding sequences:
- the crebrf gene encoding CREB3 regulatory factor produces the protein MPLPSLSGMEPPFADAFQNYSFADQALTSTELLASSSDPDFMYELDRDITHRQSPCRDSITGVADGGKEVEGCLDQLMVLGESETVCSSPAFEQWDSYWEDVNRYTRLASCDIWGTKEVDFLGLDDFSSPYQDEEEIGRTPTLAQLNSEDSQPVCEVLYPPADLLMSVPQPQLSQLPCHSRRHLVPGQGLGPGSARPSLSFTSSFRPSRSFLPDFPESSKKATRPVPSSTETMAKNQNLLSLTKDHGQAETRPQWRGTKMAAPTSDGTNFVWKAKVCMSAVHKTQPDMPSQTDFEKSGPPPPLSQPEDEKACTSASATLVVIPVSAASGSASLTSFERKEMPVVGWSASVPRMVEAGQTLEGSTSGLVSSGDSMAGASGDSMAGASGDSMAGASGDSMAGASGGGSGLADEGAEKSKEEEHNYSLFLTRSKLAGRGEEEEEEEEEEDEEEEDDEEDAEEEEGDGLELDDENHDEGFGSEHELSENEEDEDEEEDEDYEADKDDDMSDAFSEPGCDMELMEDIKGLTAGVSSRKRGKRRYFWEYSEQLTPSKQERMLKPSEWDRHTLPSNLYQKNGPLHGKYMLKKSRRTDVEDLTPNPRKLLQIGTELRKLNKVISDLTPVSELPLTARPRSRKEKNKLASRACRLKKKAQYEANKVKLWGLSTEYDRLLFVINAIKEEIVARVEDSSPRPTNMADTLEHLIQDTLVASPVAGQTSDFVNKILENTGRGDPTGGLVGLRVPTSKM, from the exons ATGCCTTTG CCCAGCCTCAGTGGTATGGAGCCTCCCTTTGCTGATGCTTTTCAGAACTACTCCTTCGCTGATCAGGCCCTCACCAGCACTGAGTTGCTCGCCAGCAGCTCTGACCCAGATTTCATGTACGAACTG GACAGAGACATAACCCACCGGCAGAGTCCCTGTCGGGACAGCATCACGGGGGTCGCAGACGGAGGAAAGGAAGTGGAGGGCTGTTTGGATCAGCTCATGGTTCTGGGCGAGAGTGAGACCGTCTGCAGCAGCCCAGCATTCGAACAGTGGGACTCCTACTGGGAAGATGTCAACAG ATACACACGGCTGGCCAGCTGTGACATCTGGGGCACCAAAGAGGTAGATTTCCTTGGATTAGATGACTTCTCTAGTCCCTACCAGGACGAGGAAGAGATTGGTAGAACCCCGACGCTGGCTCAGCTCAACAGCGAGGATTCGCAGCCTGTGTGTGAGGTGTTGTACCCACCTGCTGACCTGTTGATGTCTGTCCCTCAACCTCAGCTCTCCCAGCTTCCCTGTCACAGTAGGAGACACCTGGTCCCTGGCCAGGGATTGGGCCCCGGATCTGCACGGCCCTCCCTAAGCTTCACATCCTCTTTCCGTCCTTCCCGCAGCTTTCTCCCAGACTTTCCTGAAAGCTCCAAAAAAGCCACCAGACCTGTCCCCTCCAGCACTGAGACTATGGCCAAGAACCAGAATCTCCTCAGTCTCACAAAGGACCACGGCCAAGCTGAAACCAGGCCCCAGTGGCGAGGAACCAAGATGGCAGCCCCAACTTCTGACGGCACTAACTTTGTGTGGAAGGCTAAAGTCTGTATGAGTGCTGTGCATAAAACTCAGCCCGATATGCCCTCCCAGACAGATTTTGAGAAGTCAGGTCCCCCTCCACCTCTATCCCAGCCAGAAGACGAGAAGGCCTGCACTTCAGCGAGCGCCACCTTGGTGGTAATTCCTGTTTCTGCAGCCAGTGGCTCTGCCAGCCTGACGAGCTTTGAGAGGAAGGAGATGCCTGTAGTAGGCTGGTCTGCCAGTGTGCCCCGGATGGTTGAGGCGGGCCAGACCCTGGAGGGCAGCACCTCTGGGCTGGTCAGCAGCGGCGATAGCATGGCAGGGGCTAGCGGCGATAGCATGGCAGGGGCTAGCGGCGATAGCATGGCAGGGGCTAGTGGCGATAGCATGGCAGGGGCTAGCGGCGGTGGCAGCGGTCTGGCTGACGAGGGTGCGGAGAAGAGCAAGGAAGAGGAGCACAACTACTCTCTGTTCTTGACCCGCAGCAAGCTGGCCGGCAGA ggggaggaggaggaggaggaggaggaggaagaagatgaagaggaagaagacgacGAGGAAGATgcggaagaggaggaaggcGATGGGCTTGAGTTGGATGACGAAAACCACGATGAGGGTTTCGGCAGTGAGCACGAGCTGTCTGAgaatgaggaggatgaggatgaggaggaggatgaagactaCGAAGCTGACAAGGACGACGACATGAGTGATGCCTTCTCCGAGCCAG GCTGTGACATGGAGCTAATGGAGGACATAAAAGGCCTGACGGCAGGAGTCTCCAGCCGGAAGAGAGGCAAACGTCGCTACTTCTGGGAGTACAGCGAGCAGCTCACCCCCTCCAAACAGGAACGTATGCTTAAGCCGTCTGAGTGGGACAGACACACGCTACCTAGCAACCTGTACCAGAAGAACGGGCCTCTCCATG GAAAGTATATGCTGAAGAAGTCTCGCCGCACAGACGTGGAAGACCTGACCCCCAATCCACGCAAGCTGCTGCAGATTGGCACCGAGCTTCGTAAATTGAACAAGGTGATCAGCGACTTGACGCCCGTCAGTGAGCTGCCGCTGACCGCACGGCCACGGTCACGCAAGGAGAAGAACAAGCTGGCATCCAG AGCTTGTCGTTTAAAAAAGAAGGCCCAGTATGAAGCAAACAAGGTGAAGCTCTGGGGACTGAGCACGGAGTACG ATCGGCTGCTCTTTGTGATCAATGCCATCAAGGAGGAGATAGTTGCCCGAGTGGAGGATTCTTCTCCGCGTCCGACCAACATGGCCGACACTCTGGAGCATCTCATCCAGGACACACTCG TGGCATCACCTGTTGCTGGGCAGACTTCAGATTTTGTCAACAAGATCTTGGAGAACACAGGACGTGGTGATCCTACCGGCGGACTGGTCGGCCTGCGAGTCCCGACCTCCAAAATGTAG